The Brenneria rubrifaciens genome has a window encoding:
- the gorA gene encoding glutathione-disulfide reductase, translating to MTKHYDYLAIGGGSGGIASINRAAMYGQKCALIEAKYLGGTCVNVGCVPKKVMWHAAQIAEAIHQYGPDYGFDTTVNQFNWETLVKNRSAYIDRIHQSYENVLGKNKVDVIQGFARFIDAHTVDVNGERITADHILIATGGRPAHPEIPGVEYGIDSDGFFALDALPKRTAVVGAGYIAVEIAGVLNALGSQTHLFVRKHAPLRSFDPLIVDTLVDVMSAGGPTLHTESMPKAVVKNADGSLTLQLENGRAHTVDCLIWAIGREPATDKLNLSVTGVERDDKGYIQVDKFQNTSVPGIYAVGDNTGAVELTPVAVAAGRRLAERLFNNKPDEHLDYSNIPTVVFSHPPIGTVGLTEPQAREQYGDDRVKVYTSAFAAMYSAVTRHRQPCRMKLVCVGNDEKIVGIHGIGFGMDEMLQGFAVALKMGATKKDFDNTVAIHPTAAEEFVTMR from the coding sequence ATGACCAAACACTATGACTACCTTGCTATCGGCGGCGGCAGCGGCGGCATCGCTTCGATTAATCGTGCGGCGATGTATGGGCAAAAATGTGCGTTGATCGAAGCCAAATATCTGGGCGGTACCTGCGTTAACGTTGGCTGTGTGCCGAAAAAAGTGATGTGGCATGCGGCGCAGATAGCCGAGGCGATCCATCAGTACGGGCCTGATTATGGATTCGATACCACGGTTAATCAGTTTAACTGGGAAACGCTGGTGAAAAACCGTAGCGCTTACATTGACCGTATCCACCAGTCCTACGAAAACGTGCTGGGTAAAAATAAGGTTGATGTCATTCAGGGTTTTGCTCGTTTTATCGACGCGCACACTGTGGATGTGAACGGTGAAAGAATCACCGCCGACCATATTTTGATTGCGACCGGCGGGCGACCGGCGCACCCGGAGATACCGGGCGTTGAGTATGGCATCGATTCCGATGGCTTCTTTGCGCTGGATGCGTTGCCGAAGCGCACCGCGGTGGTCGGCGCGGGCTATATCGCCGTCGAAATCGCCGGGGTATTGAACGCGCTGGGTTCGCAAACGCACCTGTTTGTGCGTAAACACGCGCCGTTGCGCAGCTTCGATCCGCTGATTGTCGATACGCTGGTGGATGTGATGAGCGCAGGAGGGCCGACGCTGCATACCGAATCCATGCCGAAAGCGGTGGTGAAAAATGCCGATGGCAGTCTGACGCTGCAACTGGAAAATGGGCGGGCACACACGGTCGACTGTCTGATTTGGGCGATTGGCCGTGAACCGGCGACGGATAAGCTGAATCTCAGCGTGACCGGGGTTGAGCGGGATGACAAAGGCTATATTCAGGTCGATAAATTCCAGAACACCAGCGTACCGGGTATTTATGCGGTGGGGGATAACACCGGCGCGGTGGAGTTAACGCCGGTAGCCGTCGCCGCGGGGCGTCGTTTGGCCGAGCGTCTGTTCAATAACAAACCGGATGAGCATCTGGATTACAGCAACATTCCGACCGTGGTATTCAGCCACCCGCCGATTGGCACCGTCGGGCTGACCGAGCCGCAGGCGCGTGAGCAGTACGGCGACGATCGGGTGAAAGTCTATACATCGGCTTTCGCAGCCATGTACAGCGCGGTTACCCGGCATCGCCAGCCGTGCCGCATGAAGCTGGTTTGCGTGGGCAACGACGAAAAGATCGTGGGCATTCACGGCATCGGTTTCGGGATGGACGAAATGCTGCAAGGTTTTGCGGTGGCGCTAAAAATGGGCGCGACCAAAAAAGACTTTGATAATACCGTCGCCATTCACCCAACGGCAGCGGAAGAGTTTGTGACTATGCGGTAA
- a CDS encoding ABC transporter ATP-binding protein, giving the protein MHYLSIEGLSKRFGDFTALDTVSLNVSKGSIHALLGENGAGKTTLMNILYGLYQPDSGQIRLADKPLRVSSPKQALESGLGMIHQHFMLVDNLTVLENVILGLSGGLRLRLAEHRRKLIELSEQVGLNIDPDRPIWQLSSGMRQRVEILKALYRNVDLLILDEPSSVLGPDEIAAFLQILEKLRGMGKTMLFITHKLDEVFLVCDRVTVLRRGKVVGHADIADTTPQAVSRMMVGRDLVKPPELPPMPTGEIVLQVSSLSANNDRGIQALQGVSLQIRAGEVLGIAGVDGNGQAELAEAITGLRTPTAGDIRILGESLQGYDADERRHRFRIAYVPEDRHSTGLILDFSLWQNAMLRGYQRAPFARNGVINARTTQEITRDWCMKYDIRMHRVNQKVRFLSGGNQQKLIFAREVESDPVLLVVMQPCKGLDVGAIEAVQRVVREQRTAGKAVLYISTELDEIMAISDRIGVMCAGQITGILMRKDATTERIGELMTSDAVEEIHHE; this is encoded by the coding sequence ATGCATTACCTGAGCATTGAAGGGCTGAGTAAGCGGTTTGGTGATTTTACCGCGCTGGATACGGTTTCGCTCAACGTGAGTAAAGGCAGTATCCATGCGCTGCTGGGTGAAAACGGCGCAGGTAAAACGACGCTGATGAATATTCTGTACGGCCTGTATCAGCCCGATTCCGGGCAAATACGTCTTGCGGACAAACCGCTGCGGGTGTCATCCCCCAAACAGGCGCTGGAGAGCGGTCTGGGCATGATCCATCAGCACTTCATGCTAGTGGATAACCTGACGGTGCTCGAAAACGTCATTTTAGGCTTGTCCGGCGGGCTGCGGCTGCGGCTTGCCGAACACCGCCGCAAACTGATTGAACTGAGCGAACAGGTCGGTCTGAATATCGATCCAGACCGACCGATATGGCAATTGTCCAGCGGGATGCGCCAACGGGTGGAAATCCTCAAGGCGCTCTATCGCAATGTGGATTTGCTTATTCTCGACGAACCCAGCAGCGTACTCGGCCCGGATGAAATCGCCGCGTTTTTACAGATTCTGGAAAAACTGCGCGGCATGGGAAAAACCATGCTGTTTATCACCCATAAGCTGGACGAAGTGTTCCTGGTTTGCGATCGGGTGACCGTATTGCGCCGGGGTAAGGTCGTCGGACACGCGGACATTGCGGATACCACGCCACAGGCGGTATCGCGGATGATGGTGGGGCGCGATCTGGTGAAACCGCCTGAGCTACCGCCGATGCCAACCGGCGAGATAGTGTTGCAGGTCTCCTCGCTCAGCGCCAACAACGACCGCGGTATTCAGGCATTACAGGGCGTGTCTCTCCAGATTCGCGCCGGTGAAGTGCTGGGTATCGCCGGCGTCGACGGCAACGGTCAGGCTGAACTCGCCGAGGCCATCACCGGTTTACGTACGCCGACCGCCGGTGATATCCGCATTCTGGGTGAATCGCTGCAAGGCTACGACGCGGACGAAAGGCGGCATCGGTTCAGGATCGCCTATGTCCCCGAAGATCGCCACAGCACAGGACTGATCCTGGATTTTTCGCTGTGGCAAAACGCCATGCTGCGCGGCTACCAGCGCGCCCCTTTCGCACGCAACGGCGTGATCAATGCCCGGACGACCCAAGAGATCACGCGCGACTGGTGCATGAAATACGACATCCGTATGCACCGGGTTAATCAAAAGGTGCGTTTTCTGTCAGGCGGTAATCAGCAAAAGCTGATCTTTGCCCGTGAAGTGGAATCCGACCCGGTGCTGCTGGTCGTCATGCAGCCCTGTAAAGGACTGGATGTGGGCGCCATTGAAGCGGTGCAGCGCGTGGTGCGCGAACAGCGGACGGCAGGGAAAGCCGTGCTCTATATTTCGACTGAGCTGGACGAAATCATGGCGATTTCCGACCGCATCGGCGTGATGTGCGCAGGCCAGATCACCGGCATACTCATGCGTAAAGACGCGACGACAGAACGTATTGGCGAGCTGATGACCAGCGACGCCGTCGAGGAAATCCATCATGAATAA
- a CDS encoding ABC transporter permease codes for MNNLLRWLHSLRMVWAVFASFALGSLLILATGHNPFEAYAALFRGAFFDYYGLADTLIKMCPMLLTGLAVIIPMRCGLLNVGGEGQIYIGGLAAAAVALYLPALPTGLHLLLCLLAGMIGGGLWGAIPGYLRAARGINEVIVTLLMNYVGINIVSYFAGGPMMQEGAPYPYSNEISENLWLPIFLPNTDTHIGVIIAAVLSTIIFWVLRYTTVGFALAAVGKSPKAAQYAGMSIPRHVIGSMIAGGAIAGLAGAIEVIGVKYRLYHLFSPGYGYDGIVVAFMASLNPLLAMLSAFFLAGLSTGAQYMQRAIGLDVTAIEALRGLIVIFVAAGLIWKLRSQQQAVNDNNALPSTLSSRSQP; via the coding sequence ATGAATAATCTGCTGCGTTGGCTTCACAGTTTACGCATGGTTTGGGCCGTATTCGCCAGCTTTGCGCTTGGTTCGTTGTTAATTCTGGCGACCGGGCACAACCCGTTTGAAGCCTATGCCGCGCTGTTTCGGGGCGCATTCTTTGATTACTACGGTCTGGCGGACACGCTGATCAAGATGTGTCCGATGCTGCTGACCGGTCTGGCGGTGATAATCCCGATGCGTTGCGGCTTGCTGAACGTGGGGGGAGAGGGACAAATTTATATCGGCGGTCTGGCTGCGGCGGCCGTCGCCCTTTACCTGCCTGCGCTGCCGACCGGGTTGCATCTGCTGCTGTGCCTTCTGGCGGGCATGATTGGCGGCGGGCTGTGGGGGGCGATACCCGGTTATCTGCGCGCCGCCCGCGGCATTAATGAAGTCATCGTGACGCTCCTGATGAATTACGTCGGCATCAATATTGTCAGCTATTTTGCCGGCGGCCCGATGATGCAGGAAGGCGCTCCCTATCCCTATTCCAATGAAATCAGCGAAAATTTGTGGCTGCCGATTTTCCTGCCGAACACCGATACCCATATCGGGGTCATCATCGCCGCGGTACTCAGCACTATCATCTTTTGGGTTTTACGCTATACCACCGTCGGCTTCGCCCTGGCGGCAGTGGGTAAAAGCCCGAAAGCGGCGCAATATGCCGGTATGTCGATCCCTCGTCACGTTATCGGCAGCATGATCGCCGGCGGCGCGATAGCGGGTCTGGCGGGCGCCATTGAAGTGATCGGCGTCAAATACCGGCTGTATCACCTTTTCAGTCCCGGTTATGGCTATGACGGGATCGTGGTAGCGTTTATGGCGAGTCTCAATCCGCTGCTTGCCATGCTGTCCGCTTTTTTTCTCGCCGGACTCAGCACCGGCGCGCAATACATGCAACGCGCCATCGGGCTTGACGTCACCGCGATTGAAGCACTGCGCGGCCTGATCGTTATCTTTGTCGCCGCGGGTCTTATCTGGAAGCTCAGATCGCAGCAGCAGGCCGTCAACGACAATAACGCCCTCCCTTCAACGCTTTCTTCCCGGAGTCAACCGTGA
- a CDS encoding BMP family protein yields MKMAALFHPRSFRALTRLAATAAVVIAFAYTTVVQAATLKVAIVMAGNITDHSFNQAGYEGVMLAGKALDIEVAYSEKVPQPDQARALADYARRGYDIVIGHGGEFQDAVDRVAKRNADTQFLIVNGTKSGGNVSTLAFDMKDMGYVIGFIGGKSSETGVGGFIGAQKIKAYTDLNEGFIEGFKAARPDGQVLSAWTNDWDDLAKGKEAALNLIDQKADTLFPTMDNAVLGSLQAVREKNKQGFGIYYDALSDWPDNLLQSAVLDMRGALLTVLTHAKSGPLGGKAYVYGFETPKAFRLGSYGKSVSEQTKTDVAALIEEIKQRNAAEKS; encoded by the coding sequence ATGAAGATGGCTGCCTTGTTTCACCCCCGTTCTTTTCGTGCGCTGACCCGTCTGGCTGCAACAGCCGCCGTGGTGATCGCGTTCGCTTACACCACCGTCGTTCAGGCCGCGACCTTGAAAGTCGCCATCGTGATGGCGGGCAATATCACCGATCACTCATTCAACCAGGCCGGCTACGAAGGCGTGATGCTGGCGGGAAAAGCGCTGGATATCGAGGTGGCCTACAGCGAGAAAGTCCCGCAGCCCGATCAGGCGCGGGCGCTGGCTGATTACGCCCGCCGCGGCTACGATATTGTTATCGGTCATGGCGGCGAATTTCAGGACGCGGTCGATCGGGTGGCCAAACGCAACGCCGATACCCAATTCCTGATTGTGAACGGCACGAAAAGCGGCGGCAATGTTTCCACGCTGGCTTTTGACATGAAAGATATGGGGTATGTGATTGGGTTTATCGGCGGCAAAAGTTCAGAGACAGGCGTCGGCGGTTTCATCGGCGCGCAGAAAATCAAAGCCTATACCGATCTGAACGAAGGCTTTATCGAAGGCTTTAAAGCCGCCCGCCCGGACGGACAGGTTTTAAGCGCCTGGACCAACGACTGGGACGATCTTGCCAAAGGTAAAGAAGCGGCGCTGAACCTGATCGATCAGAAAGCGGATACGCTGTTCCCGACGATGGATAATGCGGTGCTGGGCAGTTTGCAGGCGGTGAGAGAGAAGAACAAACAAGGTTTTGGCATTTACTATGACGCCTTGAGCGACTGGCCGGATAACCTGTTGCAATCCGCCGTCCTCGATATGCGCGGCGCATTGCTCACCGTTCTGACTCACGCCAAAAGCGGGCCACTGGGCGGCAAAGCCTACGTCTACGGCTTTGAAACGCCCAAAGCGTTTCGTCTTGGCAGCTATGGCAAGTCTGTTTCAGAACAGACAAAAACCGACGTCGCCGCATTAATTGAAGAAATCAAACAGCGCAATGCGGCCGAGAAATCGTAA
- a CDS encoding ABC transporter permease — protein MDEAYLALFATGLRLSIPLIFAALGGIWSERAGVFNLALEGSLLSGAFGAALGSFYFHSAWAGLAVGLLAAALTGLLLAVMTVWLAINQMVAGIAINMFIIGLTSFLSRMAFSGQNASDSLSGFSALAIPGLSSLPWIGNLLFNQDVLVYVMYGLIPLAWWLLFHTTCGLNLRATGEYPRAVDSAGLSVFGIRFISVVGSGMIAGLGGCYLVLSQVFIFTEHMSAGKGFIALAALILGRWHPLGALAACLLFGLADALQLRLQFGHPGVPYQLFVILPYVASIGALIIFAGKIRPPAAAGEHYQRGGK, from the coding sequence ATGGATGAAGCCTATCTCGCGCTGTTCGCCACAGGGTTGCGCCTGTCGATTCCGCTGATTTTCGCCGCATTAGGCGGCATTTGGTCGGAACGCGCCGGCGTTTTTAATCTGGCGCTGGAAGGCAGCCTCCTCAGCGGCGCCTTCGGCGCCGCGTTAGGCAGTTTCTATTTCCATAGCGCCTGGGCCGGGCTAGCCGTCGGACTGCTCGCCGCAGCGCTGACCGGGCTATTGCTGGCCGTGATGACGGTCTGGCTGGCGATAAATCAGATGGTGGCGGGCATTGCCATCAACATGTTTATCATCGGTCTCACCTCCTTTCTCTCACGCATGGCGTTCAGTGGACAAAATGCGTCAGACAGCCTGAGCGGTTTTTCCGCGCTGGCGATCCCCGGACTCTCCTCCCTGCCGTGGATTGGCAACCTGCTGTTCAACCAGGACGTGCTCGTCTACGTGATGTACGGTCTGATTCCGCTGGCGTGGTGGTTACTGTTTCACACCACCTGTGGTCTGAATCTGCGCGCCACCGGAGAGTACCCGCGAGCAGTGGATAGCGCGGGGTTATCCGTTTTCGGCATTCGCTTTATCAGCGTGGTGGGCTCCGGGATGATTGCCGGTCTTGGCGGTTGTTATCTGGTGTTGTCGCAGGTTTTTATCTTCACCGAACATATGAGCGCCGGCAAAGGGTTCATCGCACTGGCCGCGCTGATCCTCGGGCGCTGGCATCCCCTCGGCGCGCTGGCGGCCTGCCTGCTATTCGGGCTGGCGGACGCCTTGCAATTGAGGCTGCAATTCGGTCATCCCGGCGTACCTTACCAACTGTTCGTGATCCTGCCCTATGTGGCGTCGATCGGCGCCCTGATCATCTTCGCCGGGAAGATCAGGCCGCCGGCCGCGGCTGGCGAACACTATCAGCGCGGCGGTAAATAA
- a CDS encoding polysaccharide deacetylase family protein → MTTKQSMIKNPIPWPNGARCAVAITFDMDADSFLHLHRPADSYKRVSTLSTLQYGPKIGVPRILQTYRELGLKQTFFVPAWCIERYPDAVDAMVRDGHEVGHHGYIHEHVNELSEEEELFWLRKSIEIIERHTGQRPRGFRAPLYNFSPATTDLLIAEGFQYDASLMGDDVPYLLRGKHGHLVELPTHWAMDDWPPYVHMSDIDYVMPIRSPQEAIAVYKAEFDAMWEYGGLIVAVWHPFVTGRLARWHETVRFIEYMQSRGGVWFATLEEIAAHVNKVHVSGQAALHIEPMPPYSGPVTVDKF, encoded by the coding sequence ATGACAACAAAACAGAGTATGATAAAAAACCCCATCCCGTGGCCCAACGGGGCACGGTGTGCCGTAGCGATCACCTTCGATATGGATGCCGACAGTTTTCTTCATCTGCATCGCCCGGCCGACAGCTACAAGCGGGTCAGCACCCTTTCCACGCTGCAATACGGCCCGAAAATCGGCGTTCCGCGCATTCTGCAAACCTACCGCGAACTCGGACTGAAACAGACCTTTTTTGTACCGGCATGGTGCATCGAACGTTACCCGGACGCGGTGGACGCCATGGTCAGGGACGGACACGAGGTTGGGCACCACGGCTATATCCATGAGCATGTCAATGAACTCAGTGAAGAGGAGGAGCTTTTCTGGCTGCGCAAGTCTATTGAGATCATTGAACGGCATACCGGCCAGCGTCCGCGCGGTTTTCGCGCCCCGCTATACAACTTTTCACCCGCCACCACCGATTTACTGATAGCAGAGGGGTTTCAGTATGACGCCTCGCTAATGGGAGATGACGTTCCTTATTTATTGCGCGGCAAACACGGACATTTGGTTGAGCTGCCGACGCACTGGGCGATGGACGACTGGCCGCCGTACGTTCATATGAGCGATATCGATTATGTGATGCCGATCCGCTCGCCGCAGGAAGCCATTGCGGTGTACAAAGCGGAATTCGATGCCATGTGGGAATACGGCGGGCTGATCGTAGCGGTGTGGCACCCCTTCGTGACCGGCAGACTGGCGCGCTGGCATGAAACCGTGCGTTTCATCGAGTACATGCAGTCTCGCGGCGGCGTCTGGTTCGCCACGCTCGAAGAGATCGCCGCACACGTTAATAAAGTTCATGTCTCAGGTCAGGCAGCATTGCATATCGAACCCATGCCGCCGTACTCAGGGCCCGTCACGGTCGATAAGTTTTGA
- a CDS encoding type II toxin-antitoxin system HipA family toxin, protein MEVINVNYKNSEAGAVSFNTETGTGAFEYSASFIRQGIELSPLKMPLGKRIYSFPELDFETFKGLPGLIADSLPDDFGNAVLNAWVASRGKQPGDITPLQRLQYTGKRGMGALEYTPATRLRSLNASQQVEIASLVSIAQEILDSRANFSVELNKTGQADREAMMTLLSVGMSAGGARPKAVLAFNDDFTQVRSGQVDVPKGFTHYLMKFDGVSEHNKNKETFGDPLGYGAMEYVYHLMARACGIDMMPCKLLNEGDRRHFITQRFDRAGNQKIHVQTLNGIAHVNYKKPGSFSYAELFGVARQLRLPATAAEQLFKRMVFNIVARNHDDHAKNFAFLLQGNTWALAPAYDIAYSYKPESNWVNSHWMSLNGKRDNFSRGDFYSLERLSPLFTREKINSMIDDTINHVSQWRKLAATENVPETLIAEIESNLRLSL, encoded by the coding sequence ATGGAGGTTATCAACGTCAATTACAAAAATAGCGAAGCAGGCGCCGTCAGCTTTAACACGGAAACCGGTACTGGCGCATTTGAATACAGCGCGTCATTTATCCGGCAAGGGATTGAACTCTCTCCCCTTAAAATGCCGTTGGGCAAACGAATATATTCGTTCCCCGAGCTTGATTTTGAAACATTCAAAGGGTTGCCGGGATTAATCGCCGACTCCTTGCCGGATGATTTCGGCAATGCCGTACTCAACGCCTGGGTAGCTAGCAGAGGTAAACAACCCGGCGACATTACGCCATTACAACGATTGCAGTATACCGGCAAGCGAGGGATGGGCGCGCTGGAATACACGCCTGCCACCAGGCTGAGAAGCCTGAATGCCTCGCAACAGGTGGAGATTGCTTCCTTAGTCAGTATTGCTCAGGAAATTCTGGATAGCCGGGCAAACTTCTCAGTGGAATTAAATAAAACGGGTCAGGCCGATCGCGAAGCCATGATGACGCTGTTATCCGTCGGTATGAGCGCCGGCGGCGCACGCCCCAAAGCGGTCCTGGCCTTTAATGATGATTTTACTCAGGTCCGTTCCGGTCAGGTTGATGTTCCCAAAGGGTTCACGCATTACCTCATGAAATTTGATGGCGTAAGCGAACACAATAAAAATAAAGAAACATTCGGCGATCCGCTCGGCTATGGCGCGATGGAGTACGTTTACCATCTGATGGCCAGAGCCTGCGGTATAGACATGATGCCCTGTAAGCTGCTGAACGAAGGCGATCGCCGCCATTTCATCACCCAGCGATTCGACCGGGCAGGCAATCAAAAAATTCATGTGCAAACCCTGAATGGGATTGCTCATGTAAATTATAAGAAACCGGGTTCCTTTTCCTACGCGGAACTTTTTGGCGTAGCCAGACAACTCCGCCTTCCTGCCACCGCCGCAGAACAATTGTTTAAGCGCATGGTATTTAACATCGTCGCCAGAAATCATGACGACCATGCTAAAAACTTTGCGTTTCTTTTGCAGGGAAACACATGGGCGCTGGCGCCGGCCTACGATATCGCTTACAGCTACAAACCCGAAAGCAATTGGGTCAATAGCCATTGGATGAGTCTTAATGGCAAACGCGATAACTTTTCCCGCGGAGATTTCTATTCACTTGAGAGGCTTAGCCCGCTCTTTACGCGGGAAAAGATCAACAGCATGATTGATGACACCATCAACCATGTCTCGCAATGGCGAAAACTGGCGGCCACGGAGAATGTACCGGAGACATTGATAGCGGAAATTGAATCAAACCTCCGGTTATCGCTCTAA
- a CDS encoding 23S rRNA (adenine(2030)-N(6))-methyltransferase RlmJ, with product MLSYRHSFHAGNHADVLKHTVQSLIITALKEKEKPLLYLDTHAGAGRYQLSGEHAGRTGEFLEGIARIWQRDDIPAELEPYMQAVRTYNHHGQLRYYPGSPLIARQLLREQDKIHLTELHPSDFPLLRNEFQKDARSKVLRADGYQQLKSQLPPLSRRGFVLIDPPYELKTDYQAVVKGIQEGHKRFATGVFALWYPVVLRQQIKRLLKELEATGIRNILQLELAILPDSDRHGMTASGMIVINPPWRLAGQMQSVLPWLHSVLVPGGTGHTRVEQIVPE from the coding sequence ATGCTAAGTTACCGCCACAGCTTCCACGCCGGCAATCATGCCGACGTGCTGAAACACACCGTTCAGAGCCTGATCATCACCGCACTGAAAGAGAAAGAAAAACCCTTGCTGTATCTGGACACTCACGCGGGAGCCGGGCGTTATCAGCTCAGCGGAGAACATGCCGGGCGGACAGGGGAGTTTCTGGAGGGGATCGCCAGGATCTGGCAGCGCGACGATATTCCGGCTGAACTCGAACCCTATATGCAGGCGGTGCGGACCTATAATCACCACGGACAACTGCGTTATTATCCCGGTTCGCCGCTGATCGCCCGTCAGTTGCTGCGCGAACAGGACAAAATTCACCTGACGGAACTGCACCCCAGCGATTTCCCGCTGTTACGCAATGAATTCCAGAAAGACGCCCGTTCCAAAGTGCTGCGCGCAGATGGCTACCAACAGTTGAAATCGCAATTGCCGCCGCTTTCCCGCCGTGGTTTTGTGCTGATCGATCCGCCTTATGAACTGAAAACCGACTATCAGGCGGTGGTGAAAGGCATTCAAGAAGGGCATAAACGTTTCGCCACGGGCGTGTTTGCGCTGTGGTATCCGGTGGTGCTGCGTCAGCAAATCAAACGCTTGCTAAAAGAGCTGGAAGCCACCGGGATCCGCAATATTCTGCAACTTGAACTGGCCATACTGCCGGATAGCGATCGCCATGGTATGACCGCCTCCGGGATGATTGTGATCAATCCGCCGTGGAGACTGGCGGGGCAAATGCAAAGCGTACTGCCCTGGCTGCACAGCGTGCTGGTGCCGGGGGGAACAGGCCACACGCGGGTAGAGCAAATCGTCCCGGAATAA
- a CDS encoding EamA family transporter, producing the protein MSVKDGLLALCVVVLWGINFVVIKIGLHDMPPFLLAGLRFSLVAIPAIFFIPAPRVPFRWLLAYGMTISFGQFGFLFLAIKLGMPAGIASLVLQAQAFFTLLLGVALLSEKLRWDHVVGILVAAAGIVVLAEGRAEGQSTVAMTITTLLLTLAGALSWAFGNISNKIIMSNNRGVNIMSLVVWSALIPIAPFFLCSWLFEGQAAIVSSLVNIQLPTILSLVYLAFVATIIGYGIWGSLLARYETWRVAPLSLLVPVVGLISAAVFLNEALSPLQIVGALMVMLGLAINVFGARLWSLLPVRQG; encoded by the coding sequence ATGTCGGTAAAAGATGGGTTGCTAGCGCTGTGTGTGGTGGTCTTATGGGGCATAAATTTCGTGGTCATCAAAATTGGCCTGCATGATATGCCGCCTTTTTTGCTGGCCGGATTGCGCTTTTCACTGGTGGCGATACCAGCGATTTTTTTTATCCCCGCGCCTCGCGTTCCTTTTCGCTGGCTGCTGGCGTATGGCATGACCATCAGTTTTGGTCAGTTCGGTTTCCTATTTTTAGCGATCAAACTGGGTATGCCGGCGGGGATCGCCTCGCTGGTGTTGCAGGCCCAGGCATTCTTCACTCTGCTGCTGGGGGTGGCGTTACTGTCGGAAAAACTCCGGTGGGATCACGTCGTCGGTATTCTGGTCGCCGCGGCGGGCATCGTGGTGCTGGCGGAAGGACGCGCTGAAGGGCAAAGCACCGTCGCCATGACGATCACCACGCTGTTGCTCACGCTGGCGGGCGCACTGTCGTGGGCTTTCGGCAATATCAGCAATAAAATCATCATGAGTAACAATCGCGGCGTCAACATCATGTCGCTGGTGGTGTGGAGCGCGTTGATTCCCATTGCGCCGTTTTTCCTGTGCTCCTGGCTGTTTGAAGGCCAGGCTGCCATTGTCTCCAGTCTGGTGAATATTCAGCTTCCTACTATTCTGTCGCTTGTCTATCTGGCTTTTGTCGCCACCATCATCGGCTATGGCATCTGGGGAAGTCTGCTGGCGCGCTATGAAACCTGGCGCGTAGCGCCGCTGTCGTTGTTGGTGCCTGTCGTGGGGTTGATAAGCGCCGCCGTTTTCCTGAACGAAGCCTTATCACCGCTACAAATCGTCGGCGCATTGATGGTTATGTTGGGGCTGGCGATCAATGTGTTTGGCGCCCGTTTGTGGTCATTGCTACCCGTCCGGCAAGGGTAG
- a CDS encoding helix-turn-helix transcriptional regulator, which produces MSIASQSPAAIAEALGERLKQARLNSNLTQTEVAALAGLSRKAVLNAEKGKVQLDALVAIMEVLNLTEQLDNFLPPQAISPIQLARLQGKQRQRASGQRKPKESKSHGDVQEW; this is translated from the coding sequence ATGAGCATTGCCAGTCAATCACCGGCAGCCATTGCGGAAGCGCTTGGCGAGCGGTTAAAGCAAGCTCGTCTGAACAGTAACTTAACCCAGACAGAAGTCGCGGCGCTCGCCGGTTTATCGAGAAAGGCGGTGCTCAACGCGGAAAAGGGTAAAGTCCAACTGGACGCGTTGGTTGCTATCATGGAGGTGCTTAATCTGACTGAACAGTTAGACAATTTTCTGCCTCCTCAGGCTATTTCCCCCATCCAGCTTGCCAGGTTGCAAGGCAAGCAGCGGCAAAGAGCGTCCGGGCAGAGAAAACCCAAAGAGAGCAAAAGTCATGGGGACGTACAGGAATGGTAA